The bacterium genomic sequence TTTTCGGGATGAACGAATGTGTATTTTTCATTAATATTTTTGCGCACGACCGGACTCCAGCGGATAAGATCCGCGGCTGAAAAATATTCAATACCCTTGAAATTCTTCTGAGGATCAATGATCGCATAGAAATTTCCGCCGTAAGCAACGTCCAGTGTGATCTCGCCAATATCAGGGCAATCGACTGTGAGTTCTTTTGAATGAAGAAACGACGGCACATTTACAATTCGTACCGATTTGACTTTATTTTCTTCGATAGTATAATAAGCATCAACAATTCCCGCAGGAACTTCCAGGCGCAACTTACCCGGCGTCTTCGGCTTAACAAGGCTCTCTTCAATCATAACGGTAACCGTTCCGATCGTCCCGTGTCCGCACATGGGCAGACAGCCGCTGGTTTCAATAAACAAAATCCCGCAATCCGTATCCGGCAATGTCGGAGAATACAAAATACTTCCCGACATCATATCGTGTCCGCGCGGTTCGAACATCAAAGCGGTTCTGATCCAGTCGTAGTCTTTCATAAAATGAAGCCGGCGTTCGTTCATGCTGTTCCCATCCAGTAACGGCCCGCCGTTGGTCACTACCCGAACCGGGTTCCCGCACGTATGCGCATCAATACATGAAAAAGTTTTTTTTGACATAAAGAAATTCAGTTATAAATTCGAGATCATAGTGTTACTTATCAATTGCCTCGCGCGTGAGTCTTTCAAGATAATCCATCAAGTCGTCCGATCCTGCAACGGCCTTCAGTTCATCATTATCAGCAATCGCCCGCATGATGGCCGCGTGGAGCTTTGCAGATTCCGAGAGATCCTCATCATGATGAAACCGGTACCAAAATCTCCTGCAATGGGCGCGAAGAGGAGAACAAGCTTCCGCCGCAAAAGGGTTACGGCAAGCCTCACCCAGAATATGGTCAAACTCATGATCAATGTGAATAAAGGAATTCAGATTCTTTTGTTCAGCGGCGGATTCAATCAGCGCGGCAAATTCAGATAACGTTTTTCTTTGTTCTGCCGTCGCTCGTCGCGTAGCCTTGGCAACAATAATACGTTCCAATGCGCGCCGCGTCTCCAATAGCGCAAGATGATCGGTAATATGAATTTCACTGACAATAATCCCTTTGCGCGGGAGTGTTTCAACGAGGTGCTCCGAAGCAAGACGCAGCAATGCCTCACGGATAGGCGTACGCCCGATTTTGATCTCGCGCATTAAATCTGCCTCAGCAATAACACTGCCGGGCTTGAGTTTAAGGGTTACGATCATTTCTTCGATCAGATCGTAGGCCTGATTTGAGAGTGTAGTTGAATTATTCACCTGATAATCTCTTCAATTAATTTCTTACCTCAATAGTGCCTTTCCCTTTTACAGAGACGACTGCGTCATAAAAAAATGTTAGACACCGGACGACACTAAGTCAAATATGAATAAAACATTCAATTACGATCTGTTTTCGGCCTTTGAAAAAATGCCGTAAAGAAATCGAAGTGAAAGCCCGTTAAAAACAAAACATTGTTTGAGCCCGTCGAAGGCTTGTCGTAGGCGGGCGAGTTTGTTTTGTTTAGGGCTTGAACGAAGATTTCAGCTATCTTTTCACCGGCCAATGTGCTTTCCTTTGTTTCTTTCTTTTTGCACAAGCAAAAGAAAGAAAAGTGGATTTTTACTATCTGCGTAACATATTACGCCATCGTATACGTTGTCTTGACCGTCGTATAAAATTCCTTTGCATAGGAACCTTGCTCGCGGCTGCCATAACTGGAACCTTTACGTCCGCCGAATGGAACGTGATAGTCAATCCCGGCCGTCGGCAAATTGATCATGATCATGCCGGCCTGCGCATGTTGCTTAAAATGATTGGCAAGCTTCAACGATTGAGTGCAGATACCGGAAGTCAAGCCAAACGGCGTATCATTGGCTATCGCAAGCGCTTCGTCATAATTCTTCGCGCGAATAACAGTCGCGACGGGGCCGAAAATTTCTTCGCGATTTATTTGCATCGTTTGATCTGTTTCGGTAAACAACGCCGGACCGAAATAGAACCCTTCTTGTTCACGTTTCAAACGTTCTCCGCCGAAGATCAGTTTCGCCCCTTCTTTTTTTCCGATGCTAACGTATTCCAGATCTTTGACGAGTTGTGATTCATCCACTACCGGCCCGATATCCGTTCCCGATGCAAGCGCGTCGTCAACTTTTATTTTTTTCATTCGTTCGATCATGGATTGAACAAATTTATCATGAATCCCTTCCGTCGCAATTAAACGGCTGGACGCCGTGCAGCGTTGTCCGGTCGAATAATACGATCCTTGAATAGCCGCATTCACAGCAACATCCAGATCGGCATCGTCCAGAATGACCAGCGGGTTTTTTCCGCCCATTTCGAGTTGAACTTTAGCCATACGCTGCACGCACTTGGCGGCAATGGTTCTGCCAACTTCGACCGATCCCGTGAAACTAATTCCGGCTACATCGGAGTTGTTCACCAAAGCATTGCCGACAACCGTGCCGCGTCCTTTGACCATATTGAAAACGCCTTTGGGCAGGCCGGAACGTGAAATAATTTCTGTCAAAGCCCATGCGCTGCCCGGAACAAGTTCCGCCGGTTTGAATACGACGCAATTTCCAAACGCCAATGCCGGCGCAATCTTCCAGGCGGGAATGGCAATCGGGAAATTCCACGGCACGATCAATCCGACGACGCCGATGGGTTCGCGAACGGTGTCCACGATCACATTCGGACGAACGGACGGAATATAATCGCCGGAATTTCGCAGCGCCTCACCGGCAAAAAATTTGAAAATATTCCCTGCGCGATTCACCTCGCCGATAGCTTCAGGCAAAGTCTTACCTTCTTCACGCGCAAGCAATCGACCGAGTTCATCCTGCCGCGCCAGAATTTCACTTCCTATAAAATCCAGCGCGTTAAATCTTTGTTGCGGCGTGCTGTAAGCCCAGCCGGGGAATGCTGTCTTTGCTGCGGTCACAGCCATGTCAACGTGAGATGCGTCGCCTTCGGAATACATACCGATCGTATCCTGAATATTCGACGGATTGATGTTTGGCTTCAGGGACGACCCGTC encodes the following:
- a CDS encoding 4-hydroxyproline epimerase encodes the protein MSKKTFSCIDAHTCGNPVRVVTNGGPLLDGNSMNERRLHFMKDYDWIRTALMFEPRGHDMMSGSILYSPTLPDTDCGILFIETSGCLPMCGHGTIGTVTVMIEESLVKPKTPGKLRLEVPAGIVDAYYTIEENKVKSVRIVNVPSFLHSKELTVDCPDIGEITLDVAYGGNFYAIIDPQKNFKGIEYFSAADLIRWSPVVRKNINEKYTFVHPENPTIKTCSHIEWTGAPKHPEAHARNAVFYGEKAIDRSPCGTGTSSRMAQWSAQGKLKVGDTFVHESIIGSLFRGRVDAATKVGNYEAIIPSIEGWAYVTGHNTIFIDDEDPYANGFQVI
- a CDS encoding GntR family transcriptional regulator: MNNSTTLSNQAYDLIEEMIVTLKLKPGSVIAEADLMREIKIGRTPIREALLRLASEHLVETLPRKGIIVSEIHITDHLALLETRRALERIIVAKATRRATAEQRKTLSEFAALIESAAEQKNLNSFIHIDHEFDHILGEACRNPFAAEACSPLRAHCRRFWYRFHHDEDLSESAKLHAAIMRAIADNDELKAVAGSDDLMDYLERLTREAIDK
- a CDS encoding aldehyde dehydrogenase family protein; this translates as METKKLFINGEWIDGSSLKPNINPSNIQDTIGMYSEGDASHVDMAVTAAKTAFPGWAYSTPQQRFNALDFIGSEILARQDELGRLLAREEGKTLPEAIGEVNRAGNIFKFFAGEALRNSGDYIPSVRPNVIVDTVREPIGVVGLIVPWNFPIAIPAWKIAPALAFGNCVVFKPAELVPGSAWALTEIISRSGLPKGVFNMVKGRGTVVGNALVNNSDVAGISFTGSVEVGRTIAAKCVQRMAKVQLEMGGKNPLVILDDADLDVAVNAAIQGSYYSTGQRCTASSRLIATEGIHDKFVQSMIERMKKIKVDDALASGTDIGPVVDESQLVKDLEYVSIGKKEGAKLIFGGERLKREQEGFYFGPALFTETDQTMQINREEIFGPVATVIRAKNYDEALAIANDTPFGLTSGICTQSLKLANHFKQHAQAGMIMINLPTAGIDYHVPFGGRKGSSYGSREQGSYAKEFYTTVKTTYTMA